A section of the Lagopus muta isolate bLagMut1 chromosome 17, bLagMut1 primary, whole genome shotgun sequence genome encodes:
- the HIC2 gene encoding hypermethylated in cancer 2 protein: protein MELPNHAKQLLLQLNQQRAKGFLCDVIIVVENALFRAHKNILAASSMYFKSLVLHDNLINLDTDMVNPTVFRQILDFIYTGKLLTTDQPGEQNFSALLTAASYLQLHDLAALCRKKLKRSSKSFSGKASGLGVGRSARTQRLSAASVIQARYSGSNEGLKGSHTKELSKGKLSDDEVFISSSNQENCHSLSRGASKNCGGGGSANGSTGDQELGLDLSKKSPSLPVAASHDDTQHSESQHGSPQSASAPAANSASSFDESGVGAPHSIADSSDPMEMDLSEECHHSLTESSQRKGLRHSSRKKEWIKKDNAFDRKDGGKDRDEGEGLPNGILLGPLSKSVERSLAGAYGADLPYSCKEEVENGKENSDDSGQSESESGGHTSANYVYRQEGFEPVAYGDNLYVCIPCGKGFPSSEQLNAHVETHTEEDLYIKEEGTYGGKDEAEDLSNPNQSYSAESRPFKCSVCEKSYKDPATLRQHEKTHWLTRPFPCNICGKMFTQRGTMTRHMRSHLGLKPFACEECGMRFTRQYRLTEHMRVHSGEKPYECQLCGGKFTQQRNLISHLRMHTSPT, encoded by the coding sequence ATGGAACTGCCAAATCATGCCAAACAACTGCTACTGCAGCTGAACCAGCAACGAGCCAAAGGTTTCCTCTGTGATGTGATCATTGTGGTAGAAAATGCCCTATTTCGTGCCCATAAGAACAtcctggcagccagcagcatgtATTTCAAATCCCTTGTCCTGCATGACAACCTGATTAACTTAGACACGGACATGGTGAACCCCACCGTGTTCCGTCAGATCTTGGACTTTATTTATACTGGTAAGCTCTTAACGACTGACCAGCCCGGTGAACAGAACTTCAGTGCTCTCCTCACCGCAGCAAGCTACCTCCAACTGCACGACctggcagctctctgcagaaagaagctAAAGCGGAGCAGCAAGTCCTTCTCTGGCAAGGCCAGTGGCCTTGGTGTTGGGAGATCTGCCAGGACTCAGAGACTTTCCGCTGCTTCTGTCATTCAAGCTCGCTATTCAGGGTCAAATGAGGGGTTGAAGGGCTCCCATACAAAGGAGCTGTCAAAGGGAAAGCTCTCTGATGATGAGGTCTTTATCAGCAGCTCCAATCAAGAGAACTGTCACTCCTTAAGCAGGGGAGCCAGTAAGAATTGTGGTGGGGGTGGTAGTGCAAATGGGAGCACTGGTGATCAGGAGCTCGGCCTCGATTTGTCCAAAAAGAGTCCATCACTCCCAGTTGCAGCCTCTCACGATGACACGCAGCACAGCGAAAGCCAGCATGGCTCTCCTCAATCTGCCTCAGCCCCTGCAGCCAACAGTGCCTCATCATTTGACGAGTCTGGAGTTGGAGCCCCTCACAGCATAGCGGACAGCAGTGACCCCATGGAGATGGATCTGAGTGAGGAGTGCCACCACTCGCTGACAGAGAGCAGCCAGCGCAAGGGCCTCCGGCATTCGTCCCGTAAGAAGGAGTGGATCAAGAAAGATAATGCCTTTGACCGAAAGGACGGAGGCAAAGACAGGGATGAAGGCGAAGGGCTGCCCAATGGGATCTTGCTGGGGCCCTTGTCCAAGTCTGTGGAGCGGAGCCTGGCTGGGGCTTATGGTGCAGACCTGCCCTACTCGTGTAAGGAGGAGGTAGAAAATGGCAAAGAGAACAGTGATGACAGTGGCCAGAGTGAGAGCGAGAGTGGTGGGCATACCAGTGCCAACTACGTCTACCGACAGGAGGGATTTGAGCCAGTGGCGTATGGTGACAACCTGTATGTCTGCATTCCCTGTGGCAAAGGCTtccccagctctgagcagctgaatGCCCATGTGGAGACACACACTGAGGAAGACCTTTACATCAAGGAGGAAGGCACATATGGCGGCAAGGATGAAGCCGAGGATTTGTCCAACCCCAACCAGTCCTATTCTGCAGAGTCCCGGCCCTTCAAGTGCTCTGTGTGTGAGAAGAGCTACAAGGATCCAGCGACACTGCGACAGCATGAGAAGACTCACTGGCTGACGCGGCCTTTCCCTTGCAACATCTGCGGCAAGATGTTCACACAGCGGGGCACCATGACACGGCACATGCGCAGCCACCTGGGGCTCAAGCCCTTTGCTTGCGAGGAATGCGGGATGCGCTTTACCCGGCAGTACCGACTGACAGAGCATATGCGTGTCCACTCAGGAGAAAAACCCTACGAATGTCAACTGTGTGGTGGGAAATTCACCCAGCAGCGCAATCTGATCAGCCACCTGCGAATGCATACCTCTCCCACATAA